A single region of the Cucumis melo cultivar AY chromosome 3, USDA_Cmelo_AY_1.0, whole genome shotgun sequence genome encodes:
- the LOC103485641 gene encoding protein MITOFERRINLIKE 1, chloroplastic, with translation METRLSAALGLPSPDAVCYPSLFEFPTLFSNFDSFFAGNKPPKDRNHFPLPFSSLSLSTEEQVFTPKSPNWVKPVSRSNPKIQSLMKNLSVFERAVVGAAGGAMAGAFTYVCLLPLDTIKTRLQTKGASEIYKNTFDAVVKTFQSRGILGFYSGISAVIVGSAASSAVYFGTCEFGKSILSKFDYPSLLIPPTAGAMGNIISSAVMVPKELITQRMQVGAKGRSWEVLIQILEKDGIMGLYAGYFATLLRNLPAGVLSYSSFEYLKAAVLSKTKSDKLEPIQSVCCGALAGAISATLTTPLDVVKTRLMTQVHGEAANKVSAVMYSGVSATIKQILQEEGWIGLTRGMGPRVLHSACFAAIGYFAFETAKLAILDHYLRQKEASELASAST, from the coding sequence ATGGAAACCAGGCTCTCCGCCGCTCTCGGCCTTCCCTCACCGGATGCCGTTTGTTATCCTTCTCTTTTCGAATTCCCCACTCTTTTCTCCAACTTTGATTCATTTTTCGCTGGGAATAAACCCCCTAAAGATCGGAATCACTTCCCTCTTCCGTTTTCTTCACTTTCCTTATCCACAGAGGAGCAAGTTTTCACCCCCAAATCCCCCAATTGGGTCAAACCCGTCTCTAGAAGCAACCCAAAAATCCAATCCCTTATGAAGAATTTGTCCGTCTTCGAACGGGCAGTCGTCGGTGCCGCTGGTGGTGCCATGGCCGGCGCCTTTACTTACGTGTGTCTTCTTCCACTTGACACCATTAAAACCAGGCTACAGACAAAAGGGGCTTCAGAGATTTACAAGAACACGTTCGACGCTGTCGTCAAGACCTTTCAATCCAGAGGGATTCTCGGGTTTTACAGCGGCATTTCGGCAGTAATCGTCGGTTCGGCAGCTTCATCCGCCGTTTATTTTGGAACTTGTGAGTTTGGTAAGTCGATTTTGTCCAAATTTGATTACCCTTCTCTGCTTATTCCTCCAACTGCTGGGGCTATGGGAAATATCATCTCCTCAGCTGTAATGGTGCCGAAGGAATTAATTACTCAGAGAATGCAAGTTGGGGCTAAAGGGAGATCTTGGGAAGTTTTGATTCagattttagagaaagatgGTATAATGGGTCTTTATGCTGGTTATTTTGCTACATTGCTTAGGAACTTACCTGCTGGGGTTTTGAGTTACTCTTCGTTTGAGTATCTGAAAGCTGCTGTTTTGAGCAAGACGAAGAGTGACAAACTTGAACCGATTCAGAGTGTTTGTTGTGGAGCATTGGCAGGTGCTATATCGGCTACTCTTACAACACCTCTTGATGTTGTGAAGACAAGGTTGATGACTCAGGTTCATGGGGAGGCTGCAAACAAAGTTTCAGCTGTAATGTACAGTGGGGTATCGGCTACAATTAAGCAAATATTGCAGGAAGAGGGGTGGATTGGATTAACCCGTGGGATGGGTCCTAGAGTTCTTCACAGTGCTTGCTTTGCTGCAATCGGCTACTTCGCTTTTGAGACTGCGAAACTTGCTATTTTGGATCATTATCTTAGACAGAAGGAGGCTTCAGAATTGGCTTCTGCTTCAACTTGA
- the LOC103485734 gene encoding uncharacterized protein LOC103485734, with protein sequence MEEYPSFLIQNIFQTVKDAYDCLTKANDKVQVYILASMSNLLSKKNETMVAACQIMDFLLEMFGQPSIQMRQEDIKHVYNVHMNEGQSVKEHVLDMIVHFNIVEINGAVFDEKSQVSFILKSLPKSFLQFRSNVIMNKIEYNMATACLCQT encoded by the coding sequence ATGGAGGAATATCCTTCTTTCCTTATTCAAAATATATTCCAGACTGTCAAGGATGCATATGACTGCTtgacaaaggccaatgacaaggtCCAAGTctacatcttggctagtatgtctaACTTATTGAGCAAGAAAAACGAGACCATGGTCGCTGCTTGTCAGATCATGGACTTTCTCCTAGAGATGTTTGGACAACCGTCCATTCAGATGAGGCAAGAGGATATTAAACACGTTTATAATGTACATATGAATGAGGGTCAATCTGTTAAGGAACATGTTCTCGACATGATAGTTCACTTCAACATAGTAGAAATCAACGGAGCGGTCTTTGATGAAAAGAGTCAAGTGTCCTTTATCTTAAAATCTCTTCCCAAGAGCTTCCTTCAATTTCGCAGCAATGTGATAATGAACAAGATAGAGTATAACATGGCTACTGCTTGTTTGTGTCAAACTTAG
- the LOC103485644 gene encoding L-type lectin-domain containing receptor kinase S.6, producing the protein MSMNSSLPIIILIFLFLFHFPFLSLSFLMNQNITLSGDAHLRNNAIFLTQERDCLSLSPNSSSSASGFGSAVYVNPVRFLDSSTNSSASFSSRFSLSILPTPLCPFPDGFSFLIASDPESFTLSNSHIPLPNPSHNSPFSFIAVEFDTNFDSNLGDINDNHLGLNVNSPTSLTSVDFRSHGIILKNGRKITSWIEYRDDSKTIRVWVGYSQTKPANPLLVAPMDLSKQFKEFMYVGFSASNGQGSALFIVDRWQFRTFGLVPSLSPVDTINEGACFMCSSEDLNSDNSRFADADERRKKSGEMSLLFGGLAAFAFSGALILGFLSYALIKKLRSRMCRGREIDRTCPVEMNRVPTRLSLGAIKLATMGFNQNRVVGEGGSATVYKGSLPSGVEVAVKRFEQSTVNNRLRNPFRTEFATMVGCLRHKNLVQLHGWCCEANELVLVYEYLANGSLANLLHETSPNSQFVIPWKKRVSIVLGVASALTYLHEECESQIIHRDVKTCNILLDADLNAKLGDFGLAEVYEHSSSLTRIATTPAGTMGYLAPEYLYSGVPTVKTDVYSFGVVMLEVASGKRPVDEGGLVLVDWIWILWGGKSVMEAADPSLMGNYDVVEMERMLTVGLFCVHPNAEKRPNVREAVRILKGEAPLPVLPLKKPMVGIRRILSDDFEDLENPCEDYIAFEEPAWMTPKSEFG; encoded by the coding sequence ATGTCAATGAACTCATCTCTTCCGATCATCATCTTGATCTTCTTGTTTCTCTTCCATTTCCcctttctttccctttcttttctcaTGAATCAGAACATCACCCTCTCCGGTGATGCCCATCTCCGAAACAACGCCATTTTCCTCACTCAAGAGCGCGACTGCCTTTCCCTTTCTCCAAATTCCTCTTCCTCTGCCTCCGGCTTCGGCTCTGCCGTCTACGTCAATCCCGTTCGCTTTCTTGATTCCTCCACCAATTCTTCTGCTTCTTTCTCCTCTCGTTTCTCCCTCTCTATCCTCCCCACCCCTCTCTGCCCTTTCCCCGATGGTTTCTCCTTCCTCATCGCCTCCGATCCCGAATCTTTTACCCTCTCCAATAGCCATATACCCCTTCCCAACCCCTCTCACAATTCCCCTTTCTCCTTTATCGCTGTCGAATTCGATACCAACTTTGATTCTAATCTTGGCGACATTAATGACAACCATCTTGGTCTCAATGTCAATTCGCCCACCTCTTTGACCTCTGTGGATTTTCGATCTCATGGCATTATTCTCAAAAATGGCAGAAAGATTACTTCTTGGATTGAGTATCGAGATGACTCCAAAACGATTCGCGTTTGGGTTGGTTATTCGCAAACAAAACCTGCGAATCCTCTTTTAGTCGCACCGATGGATCTTTCTAAGCAATTCAAGGAGTTTATGTACGTGGGATTCTCTGCTTCTAATGGGCAGGGCTCTGCTCTTTTCATTGTTGATCGTTGGCAGTTTCGAACTTTCGGGTTAGTTCCTTCTTTGAGTCCTGTTGATACCATTAATGAAGGAGCTTGTTTTATGTGTTCGTCGGAGGATTTGAATTCTGATAACAGTCGTTTTGCTGATGCTGATGAACGGAGGAAGAAGAGTGGCGAGATGAGTCTTCTATTTGGAGGTTTGGCTGCATTTGCCTTTTCTGGTGCTTTAATACTTGGTTTTCTTAGTTATGCTTTGATAAAGAAGTTGAGAAGTAGAATGTGTAGAGGAAGAGAAATTGATAGAACTTGTCCTGTTGAGATGAATAGAGTTCCAACAAGATTGTCTCTTGGGGCAATAAAGTTAGCTACAATGGGGTTTAATCAAAACAGAGTTGTTGGGGAAGGTGGTTCTGCTACTGTTTACAAAGGCTCTCTTCCATCAGGTGTAGAAGTGGCTGTTAAACGTTTCGAGCAAAGTACGGTGAATAACCGTCTACGTAATCCTTTCAGGACGGAGTTTGCAACGATGGTGGGATGTTTACGACACAAGAATTTAGTTCAGCTTCATGGATGGTGTTGTGAAGCAAATGAATTAGTGCTTGTTTATGAGTACTTAGCCAATGGAAGCCTTGCCAATCTTCTTCACGAGACATCTCCCAATTCACAATTCGTAATTCCATGGAAGAAGAGGGTTTCCATAGTTCTTGGAGTTGCTTCTGCATTGACATATCTTCATGAAGAATGTGAGAGCCAAATTATCCACAGAGATGTCAAAACTTGCAACATTCTGCTTGATGCAGACTTGAACGCGAAACTGGGTGATTTCGGTCTAGCAGAAGTGTACGAACACAGTTCGTCGTTGACAAGAATAGCAACCACTCCAGCTGGAACAATGGGGTATCTCGCACCCGAATACCTATATTCCGGCGTTCCCACCGTGAAAACCGATGTATACAGCTTTGGTGTAGTGATGCTGGAAGTTGCATCGGGTAAGAGGCCCGTAGATGAAGGCGGGTTGGTGCTTGTCGATTGGATTTGGATTCTATGGGGAGGGAAGAGCGTGATGGAAGCAGCTGATCCAAGTCTGATGGGAAATTACGATGTAGTAGAAATGGAGAGAATGTTAACGGTGGGACTTTTTTGTGTACATCCAAATGCTGAGAAGAGGCCAAATGTGAGAGAAGCAGTAAGAATTCTTAAAGGGGAAGCACCACTTCCTGTACTGCCATTGAAAAAACCAATGGTGGGTATTAGGCGTATTTTATCTGATGATTTTGAAGACTTAGAAAATCCTTGTGAGGATTATATCGCTTTCGAGGAACCGGCGTGGATGACCCCCAAAAGTGAGTTTGGTTAG